In the Pithys albifrons albifrons isolate INPA30051 chromosome 3, PitAlb_v1, whole genome shotgun sequence genome, one interval contains:
- the REP15 gene encoding LOW QUALITY PROTEIN: rab15 effector protein (The sequence of the model RefSeq protein was modified relative to this genomic sequence to represent the inferred CDS: deleted 1 base in 1 codon), translated as MWKPPPAQKMGQKVSQEDNQEDKADTLLICEVFSQGVLHASQRLKDYLGFVDPQSKFQPATNTLSEIFLVNFISFCVERGAEERIATSKMTRQQSCLFGVDWIWTLSGADRQIKLQIAVQALQLAELFHGEGGPTEVEEEEDCCRKAVLAAECFQNRSRFGKLAQFCHLVGRDCLGLVVVFGVPGKPKDIRGVLLDSMAQEERQCCLLDRTALRRFITSTERSLPTKDMLAHCLAPKNSLRDVGNVYINFV; from the exons ATGTGGAAAcctcctccagcacagaaaATGGGCCAGAAGGTCTCCCAGGAGGACAACCAAGAGGACAAGGCTGACACCCTCCTTATCTGTGAAGTTTTCAGCCAGGGTGTGCTCCATGCATCCCAGAGGCTGAAGGACTACCTGGGGTTTGTGGATCCTCAGAGCAAATTCCAGCCAGCCACAAACACGCTGAGCGAGATATTTTTGGTCAACTTCATCAGCTTCTGCGTGGAGAGGGGAGCGGAGGAACGCATCGCCACCAGCAAAATGACCAGGCAGCAGTCCTGCCTCTTCGGGGTGGACTGGATCTGGACCCTGTCTGGGGCTGACAGGCAGATCAAGCTGCAGATTGCTGTGCAGGCTTTGCAGCTGGCTGAGCTTTTCCATGGAGAAGGTGGCCCCAcggaggtggaggaggaggaggattgCTGCCGgaaagctgtgctggcagccgAGTGCTTCCAGAACAGGAGCAGGTTTGGGAAGCTGGCCCAGTTCTGCCACCTGGTGGGACGGGACTGCCTGGGCttggtggtggtgtttggtgTGCCAGGGAAGCCCAAGGACATCCGAGGGGTCCTGCTGGACAGCATGGCCCAGGAGGAGCGGCAATGCTGCCTGTTGGATAGGACCGCGCTGCGGCGCTTCATCACCAGCACGGAGCGCTCCCTGCCCACAAAGGACATGCTGGCACACTGCCTG GCACCAAAAAACAGCCTCAGGGACGTGGGCAATGTGTACATAAACTTCGTGTGA